TCGTCGGCGACGCCGGTGCCGGGAGCATTTGCGATCGCAACCCGGCCATGGCGATAGACCTCCATCAGTCCCGGCACCCCCAGCAGCGAATCCGAGCGCAACACCCTCGGATCGAGAAACTCATCATCGATGCGTCGGTAGATCACATCCACCCGCTGCAGACCCTTAGTGGTGCGCATCTGCAAATAGCCATCGGCCACCACCAGATCTCGCCCTTCTACCAATTCCGCCCCCATCTGCTGCGCCAAGAACGAATGCTCAAAATAGGCCGAATTGTAGATTCCTGGCGTCAACACAACGACCCGCGGATCCGACAATGTCGGCGGCGCCAGGTTCAGTAACGCATCCAACAACTGGCTGGCATAGTCATCCACCGGTTCGATATCCATGGCGGCAAACAACTGGGGAAAGCTACTCTTCATCACCCGCCGGTTCTCTAACACATAGGACACCCCCGACGGACAGCGCAGATTATCCTCCAACACATACCAGCGACCATCCCGATCCCGCACCAGATCGGTGCCGGTGACATGGCACCAGACATCATGGGGAGGGTCGAGACCCAGACATTGAGTTAAATAACCCGGCGCCGACTCAATGGCATGACTGGGAATGACCCCATCCTGGATGATCTTTTGATCGTGATAGATGTCATGCACGAAGCAGTTGAGTGCCTCCACCCGTTGCTTCAATCCCCGTTGCAGCCAGGCCCATTCTTGATCAGGCACGATGCGGGGAATCACATCGAAGGGAAAAATTCGCTCCGTTCCCTGGCTATCACTGTAGACATTGAAGGTCACCCCCAACTTAAACAGGGTATTTTGAGCAGCCTGCTGCCGTTGTTTCAATTCCTCGAGCGAGAGGCCATTGATCCGCTTCACTAACAGCTCAGCTTCGGGGCGGGGCTGTTCTTTCGCTAAGAACAACTCGTCATAAAAATCCCCTGGTTCGTAGACATCTAATAACACGGGCAGCGTCTCCCCCAGGTTCTGCGATGGGCAACAATGCCTTACTGATATAGGCGTTAGCTGTCCCCATAGACTGTAGCTCCTGTTACAATTCAGGACCGAGTCCTAGAGTGAGTTTGTAGTGCAAGCTTGAGTCTGCGCCAACGGAATACCGCTTACCCCCCTAACCGCCTGGAAGGGTTTGTCGTTCAGGAGCGGTGGATTACGATCAGGCCACACTTAAATGTCCCGGGTCAAAGTGCTCACCCGAGGGGATTTCGTTCCCCTCGGACTCCGACGACCAGGGCGAACCGCTTGTGGTGTTCGCAAAGCGGCTCCGCTCGTAGTGAGCGAAGTCGAACTGCAGGAGCAACGCAGTCGAACTACCGCCCTGGACCCCGCGGAAAAGATGGTCGATCAGCCGTTGTAGATCGCGTCGCATCGGCAGGGACGCAATGGACCTTTCTGCTTCCTCCTTCCCCCTTCATCCTTCATCCTTCCCCCTTTCCCCTTTCCGTTCTCCCTTCGACTACGCTCAGGGCAAGCCATCCTCCGTTTTCCCACCACCCCATCCACCTATCTCTCTAACCCCTAGCCTGCCATAGCCGCCTTCCAGAAAAAGTACACCGCCATCAGCCCCAGGAGTAGGCGAAACATGTGACTGACCACGCGCTCGGGCAACTTCGGCAAAAAGCGAGTGCTGATCTGGGCTCCGGCCAGACCACCAACCCCCAGGAGCAAGCCGGTTTCAAACTGCACGTTGCCGCTGATGGCATGCCAACCACAGGCGGCCAGGGCAATGATCACAATCGCCCCCAAACTCGTCTGCACCGCCAGTTTAATCGGCTCCCCCAGCAATACAATCTGCAAGGGCACCATGACCACTCCGCCGCCCACCCCAAAGAGCCCCGCTAAGAAGCCGGCGAGGCTACCAATCATCAACCGTGATACTACCGGCCGCTGTTGCCAGCCAGGCCGCTCTGGCTCCAGGGTCGTCCCCCGGGCAACCACAGTGGAAACCTGCCCCCCATAATGGGCCACCACCTGCTTACGCAGCCCCACCAGGTAGATATTGAGCAGCAGAAACAGGCCAAAAACCGCCAGCAGCCCATACTCGGGAAACAGATTAGCCAATTCCTGGCCCACCCAAGCCGTAAAGAGGGCCGGCAGCCCCAGCCAGCAAACCCGCCACAGATTCAAGTAGCCCATGCGCCAGTTCTGCAGACTGCCCTGAGACAGGGACGTGACGACAATGGCCAGACTGCTGGAGGCCACCGCCTGCACAGCTGGTACCCCCAGGGCCACCATAATCGGCACCAGCACCGTCCCCCCGCCAATGCCCAAGAACCCGGCTAGGATACCGGCAACCACTCCAGCCCCCAGCAGCACCAACAGACCTGAGTCCATTGGCTAGCTCAGCACCCACTGCACCAGGG
This portion of the Halomicronema hongdechloris C2206 genome encodes:
- a CDS encoding circularly permuted type 2 ATP-grasp protein; protein product: MLLDVYEPGDFYDELFLAKEQPRPEAELLVKRINGLSLEELKQRQQAAQNTLFKLGVTFNVYSDSQGTERIFPFDVIPRIVPDQEWAWLQRGLKQRVEALNCFVHDIYHDQKIIQDGVIPSHAIESAPGYLTQCLGLDPPHDVWCHVTGTDLVRDRDGRWYVLEDNLRCPSGVSYVLENRRVMKSSFPQLFAAMDIEPVDDYASQLLDALLNLAPPTLSDPRVVVLTPGIYNSAYFEHSFLAQQMGAELVEGRDLVVADGYLQMRTTKGLQRVDVIYRRIDDEFLDPRVLRSDSLLGVPGLMEVYRHGRVAIANAPGTGVADDKLVYAYVPEMVRYYLGEEQIIPNVPTYLCEEPKQQHHVLSQIDQLVVKATNASGGYGMLVGPQASPEEREEFARRIQAHPRGYIAQPTLCLSRVPTLVSDQFQGCHVDLRPYIVYGKDIYVNPGGLTRVALRRGSLVVNSSQGGGSKDTWVLKAAKG
- a CDS encoding sulfite exporter TauE/SafE family protein; the protein is MDSGLLVLLGAGVVAGILAGFLGIGGGTVLVPIMVALGVPAVQAVASSSLAIVVTSLSQGSLQNWRMGYLNLWRVCWLGLPALFTAWVGQELANLFPEYGLLAVFGLFLLLNIYLVGLRKQVVAHYGGQVSTVVARGTTLEPERPGWQQRPVVSRLMIGSLAGFLAGLFGVGGGVVMVPLQIVLLGEPIKLAVQTSLGAIVIIALAACGWHAISGNVQFETGLLLGVGGLAGAQISTRFLPKLPERVVSHMFRLLLGLMAVYFFWKAAMAG